From a single Bradyrhizobium sediminis genomic region:
- a CDS encoding CaiB/BaiF CoA transferase family protein, whose product MGALSHLRIVEIGSAAAASYCARLFADFGAAVHKIEPPQGDPLRRTAPLTPKGQSAWFAFLNFNKSSVALDAGSAARLTELIENCDILIDGRAVDAADCPVLDLAALKQRHPGLIHVDVSWFGPDGPYAKFEATDSTIRALTGLVKLVGPVEGPPAHAPDFQTGIFAGLWGFIAAASSVLGRMQDGHGRTSALSIFESSIAVTEYIMFESFTRGDIMRRIGVNRFWPTFPVGIYETKQGWLGVTTVTPAQWRAFCEMLELYDLRDDATLFMGVDRLQRMEEIESKFIPKLKQRTAQEWFAEGLKRKIPIVPVPDIGDLIGDAEKNSRGAIVPIAIGDETGFTAGSMQRLTGTPPRRGGAVPAIGEGQRATSRSSDVAVRAPAIEPGDLKRLPLEGVRVIDFSMGWAGPICTRTLADLGADVIKIEATQYPDWWRGVDRRPAYVLEQMYEKSVRYCIMNRNKRGITLDLTRPQGLQLAKRLLADADLVVDNYSVEVLPKLGLGYEVLSELNPRIVMMSMSAFGAGSIHRDCRAYGSTLEQGSGLPSVVGDANGPPVMSHTAFGDAVGGLNGCAAVLTALIHARLTGKGQFIDLAQIECMMPFAAPWIVAHSIDGKAPVKHGNRHPDFVPHGCFPCAGSDNWIVVAVSGDAMWPKLCRVLGRADWAADETLGSAAGRRSIEGEIEAAIANWSSTRTPDDAMGALQAAGVAAGVARLPIELLKDPHLHARGFIQEIDRAFIGRHPQPSMPFRENGAPFEIRSAPPTLGEHNREILAGMLGLSDVEIDQLAREGIIGTEMLMEEQLVKEKKRAAG is encoded by the coding sequence ATGGGGGCGTTGTCGCATCTGCGAATTGTCGAGATCGGAAGTGCGGCGGCGGCGAGCTACTGTGCACGCCTGTTTGCGGACTTCGGCGCGGCCGTTCACAAGATCGAACCGCCGCAGGGTGACCCGCTTCGCCGCACCGCGCCATTGACGCCGAAAGGGCAGAGCGCGTGGTTCGCATTCCTGAACTTCAACAAGTCGAGCGTCGCGCTCGATGCGGGCAGCGCGGCGCGCCTGACTGAGCTGATCGAAAACTGCGACATCCTGATCGACGGCCGCGCCGTGGACGCGGCGGACTGCCCGGTACTCGATCTCGCCGCGCTCAAGCAACGCCATCCCGGCCTCATTCATGTCGACGTCAGCTGGTTCGGTCCCGACGGTCCCTATGCGAAGTTCGAGGCAACCGACTCGACCATTCGCGCGCTGACGGGCCTGGTCAAGCTGGTCGGTCCGGTCGAGGGGCCGCCAGCGCACGCGCCCGATTTCCAGACCGGTATCTTCGCCGGCCTCTGGGGCTTCATCGCCGCGGCGTCATCCGTGCTCGGCCGCATGCAGGATGGACACGGCCGCACCAGCGCGCTCAGCATCTTCGAGTCGAGCATCGCCGTTACCGAATACATCATGTTCGAGTCGTTTACGCGCGGCGACATCATGCGCCGGATCGGCGTCAACCGTTTCTGGCCGACCTTTCCCGTCGGCATCTATGAAACCAAGCAAGGCTGGCTGGGCGTCACCACGGTGACCCCTGCGCAGTGGCGCGCCTTTTGCGAGATGCTCGAACTATACGACCTGCGCGACGACGCAACGCTGTTCATGGGCGTCGACCGGTTGCAGCGTATGGAAGAAATCGAAAGCAAATTCATTCCGAAGCTGAAACAGCGCACCGCGCAGGAGTGGTTTGCGGAAGGATTGAAGCGAAAGATCCCCATCGTCCCGGTGCCCGATATCGGCGACCTGATCGGCGACGCCGAAAAGAACTCGCGTGGAGCGATCGTCCCGATCGCCATCGGCGACGAGACCGGGTTTACTGCGGGCTCGATGCAGCGGCTGACGGGCACGCCGCCGCGGCGCGGCGGGGCGGTTCCGGCGATCGGCGAGGGGCAGCGAGCCACATCTCGTTCAAGCGACGTGGCCGTGCGCGCTCCGGCGATCGAACCGGGCGATCTAAAGCGCTTGCCGCTGGAGGGCGTGCGGGTGATCGATTTCTCGATGGGCTGGGCGGGCCCGATTTGCACGCGGACGCTGGCCGATCTCGGCGCCGACGTGATCAAGATCGAGGCAACTCAGTATCCCGACTGGTGGCGCGGCGTCGACCGGCGGCCGGCCTACGTGCTCGAACAGATGTACGAGAAGTCGGTGCGCTACTGCATCATGAACCGCAACAAGCGCGGCATCACGCTCGATCTGACCCGGCCGCAGGGCCTGCAGCTTGCCAAACGCTTGCTCGCCGACGCCGATCTCGTCGTCGACAATTACTCGGTCGAAGTGCTGCCGAAGCTCGGGTTGGGCTACGAAGTGCTCAGCGAGCTCAATCCAAGGATCGTCATGATGTCGATGTCGGCGTTCGGCGCGGGCAGCATCCACCGCGACTGCCGCGCCTATGGCTCGACGCTGGAGCAGGGCTCGGGGCTCCCGAGCGTCGTCGGCGACGCCAACGGGCCGCCGGTCATGAGCCACACCGCGTTCGGCGATGCCGTCGGCGGATTGAACGGCTGTGCGGCCGTACTCACGGCGCTGATCCACGCAAGGCTGACCGGCAAGGGCCAATTCATCGATCTCGCGCAGATCGAATGCATGATGCCGTTCGCCGCGCCCTGGATCGTCGCCCATTCGATCGACGGCAAGGCACCTGTGAAACATGGCAATCGTCACCCGGACTTTGTGCCGCATGGCTGTTTCCCCTGCGCCGGCAGCGACAACTGGATCGTGGTCGCCGTTTCCGGCGATGCGATGTGGCCAAAGCTGTGCAGGGTGCTGGGCCGCGCCGACTGGGCCGCGGACGAAACGCTGGGCAGCGCCGCCGGCCGGCGAAGCATCGAGGGCGAGATCGAGGCGGCCATCGCAAACTGGAGTTCGACGCGTACGCCCGACGATGCGATGGGCGCATTGCAGGCCGCCGGCGTCGCAGCGGGCGTGGCGCGGCTGCCGATCGAACTGCTGAAGGACCCGCATTTGCATGCGCGCGGATTCATTCAGGAGATCGATCGGGCCTTCATCGGCCGGCATCCGCAACCTTCGATGCCGTTCCGCGAGAACGGCGCGCCGTTCGAGATTCGCTCGGCTCCGCCGACGCTCGGCGAGCACAACCGAGAAATACTGGCCGGCATGCTCGGGCTGTCCGACGTCGAGATCGATCAGCTGGCGCGCGAGGGCATCATCGGTACCGAAATGCTGATGGAAGAGCAGCTCGTGAAAGAGAAGAAGCGGGCGGCAGGCTGA
- a CDS encoding carboxymuconolactone decarboxylase family protein: protein MTSAHGVQFGCSLPNMKPRLVSDASGILFRVTELADMHRCCAGARWKPANRHSTACEEQASPNPFSNPDCATTGSRANSSSHPRADVGHATGNNKMARLPYLEADQIAPEYRDMLKRNTNLHKLLVNSPDMARAFNGVGSYIRFNSKLDPRLRELAILQVGWMEKSEYEFTHHVKIGKEFGVSDQDIAGLMAETEGQSSTLEPLARAILKGAREMVRELAMSEATFAEIKKELSDEQMTDLVLTIAFYCAVVRVLATMKIDNEPTYKEVLQQYPIPGVN, encoded by the coding sequence ATGACCAGCGCGCATGGCGTCCAGTTCGGCTGCTCGTTGCCGAACATGAAACCTCGGTTGGTTTCCGATGCAAGCGGAATTTTGTTCCGTGTTACGGAATTGGCTGACATGCACCGTTGCTGCGCAGGCGCGCGCTGGAAACCGGCGAACCGGCATTCCACAGCGTGCGAAGAGCAGGCGTCGCCCAACCCGTTCTCGAATCCCGATTGTGCAACGACAGGAAGCAGAGCAAATTCCTCTTCTCACCCTCGGGCCGATGTCGGCCATGCAACCGGGAATAACAAGATGGCTCGCCTGCCCTATCTCGAGGCCGACCAGATCGCGCCCGAGTATCGCGACATGCTCAAGCGCAACACCAATCTGCACAAACTGCTGGTCAATTCGCCCGACATGGCGCGCGCCTTCAACGGAGTCGGCAGCTATATCCGCTTCAACAGCAAACTCGACCCGCGGTTGCGCGAACTCGCGATCCTTCAAGTCGGCTGGATGGAGAAATCGGAATACGAGTTCACCCATCACGTGAAGATCGGCAAGGAGTTCGGCGTTTCCGATCAGGATATCGCCGGCCTGATGGCCGAGACCGAGGGTCAATCCTCAACCCTCGAACCGCTCGCCAGGGCGATCCTGAAAGGCGCCCGCGAGATGGTGCGCGAACTCGCGATGTCCGAAGCCACCTTCGCCGAAATCAAGAAAGAGCTCAGCGACGAGCAAATGACCGACCTGGTGCTCACCATCGCCTTCTACTGCGCCGTGGTCCGCGTGCTCGCCACCATGAAGATCGACAATGAACCCACCTACAAAGAGGTACTGCAACAGTACCCGATTCCGGGAGTGAACTGA
- a CDS encoding SDR family NAD(P)-dependent oxidoreductase produces MRLKDRIAIVVGAGQSPGEGIGNGRATALTFAREGARVLCVDHHLNSAQETVDMIGAKGGTAAAFKADVTRTAELKAMVSDAVARWGRVDILHNNVGVSIAGGDAELLDITEEALDRCVAINLKSCIFAAKHVIPIMRQQMSGAIINISSMAAITTYPYVAYKATKSAMISFTEQLAYQNAQYGIRANVILPGLMNTPMAVDTRAREFKKSRAEVEAERDAKVPLRSKMGTGWDVANAALFLASDEAGFITGVTLPVDGGASVRRG; encoded by the coding sequence ATGCGCCTGAAAGATCGCATCGCCATCGTCGTCGGTGCCGGCCAGAGCCCCGGCGAAGGCATCGGCAACGGCCGCGCCACCGCCCTCACCTTCGCGCGCGAAGGCGCTCGCGTGCTGTGCGTGGATCACCATCTCAATTCGGCGCAGGAGACGGTCGACATGATCGGCGCCAAAGGAGGCACGGCGGCAGCCTTCAAGGCCGACGTCACCAGGACTGCCGAGCTCAAGGCAATGGTATCGGATGCGGTGGCCCGCTGGGGCCGTGTCGATATCCTGCACAACAATGTGGGAGTCAGCATCGCCGGCGGCGATGCCGAGCTGCTCGATATCACCGAGGAGGCGCTCGACCGCTGCGTGGCCATCAACCTCAAGAGCTGCATCTTCGCGGCCAAGCACGTCATCCCGATCATGCGCCAGCAGATGAGCGGCGCGATCATCAATATTTCCTCGATGGCCGCCATCACCACCTATCCCTATGTCGCGTACAAGGCGACCAAATCGGCGATGATCTCCTTCACCGAGCAGCTCGCCTACCAGAATGCGCAGTATGGCATCCGCGCCAACGTCATCCTGCCCGGCTTGATGAACACGCCGATGGCGGTCGATACCCGCGCCCGCGAATTCAAGAAAAGCCGCGCCGAGGTCGAGGCCGAGCGCGATGCAAAAGTACCGTTGCGCAGCAAGATGGGCACCGGCTGGGACGTCGCCAACGCGGCCCTGTTCCTGGCCTCGGATGAGGCCGGCTTCATCACCGGCGTGACGCTGCCGGTGGACGGTGGCGCGAGCGTGCGGCGGGGTTAG
- a CDS encoding flavin-containing monooxygenase gives MAASREASASTGVTPALDFDAIVIGAGMSGMYQLHRLRELGMRVRVFEAGTGVGGTWYWNRYPGARFDSESYSYGYSFSPELLEEWDWSEHFAGQPETLRYLNHVADKFDLRRDIQFRSRVAAATWSEGTRSWSVTLQDSSRFRTRFLITAIGPLSSPTLPRIEGVNVFQGQSFHTARWPHEPVDFTGKRVAVIGTGATGVQTIQTIAGSVGHLTVFQRTPNWCAPLHNGKIDAETQKKIRASYPEIFRRCQETFACFLHNPDPRGAFEVSDEEREAFFEKLYSERGFGIWQGNFRDILIDRKANATISDFVARKIRQRVKDPKVAEKLIPRNHGFGTRRLPLETFYYEAYNRDNVELVDITETPIERITPKGIKTSDKEYDFDIIIYATGFDAITGSFDKIDLRGTDGVRLKDKWKSGPQTFLGVMVDGFPNMMMLMGPHTALGNIPRSIEYNVDWVTGLIGYARQSGLTRVEATPAGVATWTDHVKALGVGLLSNEVNSWMTGINSNVEGKQTRIVARYSGSAPAYRARCDEVAAKGYDELVLA, from the coding sequence ATGGCCGCTTCGCGTGAAGCCAGCGCCTCAACCGGCGTGACGCCGGCGCTCGACTTCGATGCCATCGTCATCGGAGCCGGCATGTCGGGCATGTACCAGCTCCATCGATTGCGTGAACTCGGGATGCGGGTGCGCGTGTTCGAGGCCGGCACCGGCGTCGGCGGCACTTGGTACTGGAACCGCTATCCGGGGGCGCGCTTCGATTCCGAAAGCTACTCCTACGGCTATTCCTTTTCGCCGGAACTGCTGGAGGAGTGGGACTGGTCCGAGCATTTCGCCGGCCAGCCGGAAACGCTGCGCTACCTCAATCACGTCGCCGACAAGTTTGACCTGCGCCGCGATATCCAGTTCCGCAGCCGGGTCGCGGCTGCAACCTGGTCGGAGGGCACGCGCAGCTGGAGTGTGACGCTGCAGGACAGCAGCCGCTTCCGCACCCGCTTCCTGATCACCGCGATCGGCCCGCTCTCCTCCCCCACTTTGCCGCGGATTGAAGGGGTGAACGTTTTTCAGGGACAGTCTTTTCATACTGCCCGATGGCCGCATGAGCCGGTCGACTTCACCGGCAAACGCGTGGCGGTGATCGGGACCGGCGCCACCGGCGTACAGACCATCCAGACCATCGCCGGGAGCGTCGGCCATCTCACCGTGTTCCAGCGTACGCCGAACTGGTGCGCGCCGTTGCACAACGGCAAGATCGATGCCGAGACGCAGAAGAAGATCAGGGCTAGCTACCCCGAAATATTCAGGCGCTGTCAGGAGACCTTTGCCTGCTTCCTGCACAACCCCGACCCCCGCGGAGCGTTCGAGGTCTCCGACGAGGAGCGCGAAGCCTTCTTCGAGAAACTCTATAGCGAGCGCGGCTTCGGCATCTGGCAGGGCAATTTCCGCGATATCCTGATCGACCGCAAGGCGAACGCGACGATCAGCGATTTCGTGGCACGCAAGATCCGCCAGCGGGTGAAGGACCCGAAGGTCGCGGAAAAGCTGATCCCCAGGAATCACGGCTTCGGCACCAGACGGCTGCCGCTGGAGACCTTCTATTACGAGGCCTACAACCGGGACAATGTCGAATTGGTCGACATCACGGAAACTCCGATCGAGCGCATTACGCCCAAGGGAATCAAGACCAGCGACAAGGAATACGACTTCGACATCATCATCTACGCGACCGGCTTCGACGCCATCACCGGCAGTTTCGACAAGATCGACTTGCGCGGCACAGACGGCGTGCGGCTGAAGGACAAATGGAAGAGCGGCCCGCAGACCTTTCTCGGCGTCATGGTCGATGGCTTCCCCAACATGATGATGCTGATGGGACCGCACACCGCGCTCGGCAACATTCCGCGCAGCATCGAATACAATGTCGACTGGGTGACCGGCCTGATCGGTTATGCCCGGCAATCCGGCCTGACGCGCGTCGAGGCTACGCCAGCGGGCGTCGCGACATGGACCGATCACGTCAAGGCGCTCGGGGTGGGGCTGCTCTCCAACGAAGTCAACTCCTGGATGACCGGGATCAACAGCAATGTCGAAGGCAAGCAGACGCGCATCGTCGCGCGCTATAGCGGCAGCGCTCCCGCCTACCGGGCCAGATGCGACGAGGTGGCGGCTAAAGGGTATGACGAACTGGTACTTGCCTAG
- a CDS encoding enoyl-CoA hydratase/isomerase family protein yields the protein MDAVIVEIRDDIAVLRLNQPQAMNALSAAIKRGLETEVPRLLSDGAVRCIVITGTEKAFCAGGDITNMADRSAPSVRRRLHQSHAWVKLLLAGEKPVIAAVNGAAAGAGFSLAMMCDFVVAADNAYFQAGFPGLGAAPDLGLALTLPRAVGMLRAKDLLMTNRRVTAEEALTWGMATRVVPAASLIPEALALAQSLAAGPATSLGLTKSLLNQAYNSIPDFLNEEAMTQAIAFGSEEFDEGVAAFLGKRKPQFRRRGPA from the coding sequence GTGGACGCCGTTATCGTCGAGATCAGGGATGACATTGCCGTACTGCGGCTCAATCAGCCGCAAGCGATGAATGCGCTCAGCGCGGCGATCAAGCGCGGCCTTGAGACCGAGGTCCCGCGATTGTTGTCCGACGGCGCCGTCCGATGCATCGTCATCACCGGGACGGAAAAGGCGTTCTGCGCCGGCGGTGACATCACCAACATGGCGGATCGCAGCGCACCATCGGTGCGCAGGCGGCTGCATCAAAGCCACGCCTGGGTCAAATTGCTGCTTGCCGGCGAAAAGCCGGTGATTGCGGCTGTCAACGGCGCCGCTGCGGGGGCGGGCTTTTCCCTCGCCATGATGTGCGATTTCGTGGTGGCGGCCGACAACGCCTATTTCCAGGCCGGATTCCCCGGACTTGGCGCCGCTCCCGATTTGGGCCTGGCGCTGACGCTGCCCCGCGCCGTCGGAATGCTGCGTGCCAAGGACCTTCTGATGACCAACCGGCGGGTCACCGCCGAGGAGGCGCTGACATGGGGAATGGCGACGCGCGTCGTTCCCGCGGCGTCCTTGATTCCGGAAGCGCTCGCGCTGGCGCAGTCGCTGGCCGCCGGACCAGCAACCTCGCTCGGCCTGACGAAATCCCTGCTCAACCAGGCCTACAACTCGATCCCGGACTTTCTCAACGAGGAGGCGATGACCCAGGCCATCGCCTTCGGCAGCGAGGAATTCGACGAAGGCGTCGCGGCCTTTCTCGGCAAGCGGAAGCCGCAATTTCGACGCCGCGGTCCGGCCTAG
- a CDS encoding long-chain-fatty-acid--CoA ligase encodes MTLTMGLRRSLALDGGAEALVSEETRLSRHQFVDRVARLAAALRDLGMRDGDRVAMLAANGHRYVEFYFGVLWGGGVIVPINSRFALAEMIEQARDAEPVVLIVDDTFAAMGEELAKNVTSIAALVMAGNAVAINRAVKSIGYEDALSGAKPIADAMRKESDLACLFYTGGTTGRSKGVMLSHSNLWANAMATIAHLGLDENLVHLHSGPLFHLGAGARVYTTAVAGGKHVVVSRFTPQQALATIAREKVTVATFVPTMLAMLLELPDLESYDLSSLRLITYGASPMPEPVLQECLRRLPQVRFAQSYGMTELSPVATMLGAEHHMPGAPPGRLRSAGRPVYSAEVRVADTEDHELPRGEVGEIIVRGPIVMMGYWRKPELTAETLRNGWMHTGDSGYFDDDGFLFIADRIKDMIISGGENVYSIEVENAIASHPDVAECAVIGIPDPRWGEAVHAIVVARAGTGLTAEEIQRHCRTSIAGYKCPRSVDLRSEPLPQSSVNKIDKAALRAPFWSGRTRQVN; translated from the coding sequence ATGACCTTGACGATGGGATTGCGACGGTCGCTTGCACTCGACGGCGGAGCGGAGGCGCTTGTCAGCGAGGAAACGCGGCTGAGCCGCCACCAATTCGTCGATCGCGTGGCCCGGCTTGCCGCGGCACTGCGGGACCTTGGCATGCGGGACGGCGACCGGGTGGCCATGCTGGCGGCCAACGGCCACCGCTATGTCGAATTCTATTTCGGCGTTCTGTGGGGCGGTGGAGTGATCGTCCCGATCAACTCGCGCTTTGCGCTCGCCGAAATGATCGAGCAGGCACGCGATGCCGAACCCGTCGTGCTGATCGTCGACGACACCTTTGCTGCAATGGGCGAGGAGCTGGCGAAAAATGTAACGTCGATTGCAGCGCTGGTGATGGCCGGAAATGCCGTCGCCATCAACCGGGCCGTCAAGTCCATTGGCTATGAGGATGCTCTCAGCGGCGCAAAGCCGATCGCGGATGCGATGCGCAAGGAGAGCGATCTCGCATGTCTGTTCTACACCGGCGGCACCACCGGCCGCTCGAAGGGGGTGATGCTGAGCCACAGCAATCTGTGGGCCAACGCGATGGCGACGATCGCGCATCTCGGCCTCGACGAAAACCTGGTGCATCTTCATTCCGGTCCGCTGTTCCACCTCGGCGCCGGCGCGCGCGTCTACACCACGGCCGTGGCCGGCGGCAAGCACGTTGTGGTCTCGCGCTTCACCCCGCAACAGGCGCTCGCCACCATCGCCCGGGAGAAGGTCACGGTCGCCACCTTCGTTCCGACCATGCTGGCGATGCTGCTGGAGCTGCCGGATCTCGAGAGCTATGACCTGTCCAGCCTGCGGCTGATCACCTACGGCGCCTCGCCGATGCCCGAGCCGGTGCTGCAGGAATGCCTGCGGCGCCTGCCCCAGGTCCGTTTCGCCCAGTCCTACGGGATGACCGAATTGTCGCCGGTTGCAACCATGCTCGGTGCCGAGCATCACATGCCGGGCGCACCGCCCGGCCGATTGCGCTCCGCCGGACGGCCGGTCTACTCCGCCGAGGTCCGCGTCGCCGATACCGAGGATCACGAATTGCCGCGCGGCGAAGTCGGCGAAATCATCGTGCGGGGACCGATCGTGATGATGGGCTATTGGCGCAAGCCTGAACTCACCGCCGAAACGCTGCGCAACGGCTGGATGCACACCGGCGATTCCGGCTATTTCGATGATGACGGCTTCCTGTTCATCGCCGATCGCATCAAGGACATGATCATCAGCGGCGGTGAGAACGTCTATTCGATCGAGGTCGAAAACGCGATCGCCTCGCATCCGGACGTCGCCGAATGCGCGGTCATCGGCATTCCCGATCCGCGCTGGGGTGAAGCCGTGCATGCCATCGTGGTTGCGCGCGCCGGCACCGGCCTCACCGCCGAGGAGATCCAGCGGCATTGCCGAACCTCGATCGCCGGCTACAAAT